From Paenibacillus sp. GP183, one genomic window encodes:
- a CDS encoding VOC family protein, whose amino-acid sequence MSFTYTGLDHVQIAAPPGCEKQARHFYGELLGMTEVQKPQALAKRGGVWFQAGNHQLHIGVQADFVAATKAHPAFHVENLLSLRDQLLAKGLPVIEDGDLPGANRFYLNDPFGNRLEFLEWL is encoded by the coding sequence ATGAGCTTCACTTATACCGGATTGGACCACGTCCAGATTGCCGCGCCCCCAGGCTGCGAAAAACAAGCCAGACATTTTTATGGGGAGCTTCTGGGCATGACTGAGGTTCAAAAGCCGCAAGCTCTGGCCAAACGAGGAGGCGTATGGTTTCAAGCCGGGAACCATCAGCTGCATATTGGTGTGCAAGCCGACTTCGTGGCGGCAACTAAAGCCCATCCTGCTTTTCACGTTGAGAATCTGCTTTCGCTAAGAGATCAACTGCTTGCCAAGGGTTTACCCGTCATCGAAGATGGAGACTTGCCCGGGGCTAACCGCTTTTATCTGAATGATCCCTTCGGGAATCGTTTGGAGTTTCTTGAATGGCTTTGA
- a CDS encoding VCBS repeat-containing protein: MSKFKLRNAGIAALILLIAALSLLFVIQKEDTVKLLYATGGEAYDSSAFGDFEQSLQANLRLERKNLHTLSKRELEAYDSIYLDPELKQSATFKEDIPKLESFVRHGGHLFLENGFAPDFKAEFLGAQQVVKIPAVTRGVPAFTFPDADVNMGGMQQVFRLFTESFFKRTAMEELPGFDWGYGLVPSTAKTLVGINQLSLISLNQIGSGTVVLGSTFMPNRYFVTGYDLQSGMDPAQGFPKFAEKYNQTSPNIPGTAYFNKRALPLEPYFDFGFAAANTEFRNAYIGFVSKQKLGYSIKKVLGPNGRPAMAYQNHFEAMPAIGQKDGIQWAELLKKYNEIPSFTLIRSSFNWGQWRESLTTQLNVGTNAQPQFVGELPGSGYSGGLHLLSGGSPLRLALFPQYRDLASAIELPYRAYPALADLDGDGRLDLLAGSADGFVYAYTNLGPNPAAYSASEPLPQGAAPPDTFGEARKLQLESGTPLKLQPYAAIHAADVNGDGLPDLVVADESGVVRLLPGRGGGKFGPPAALSAGGKPLQVQGPAAVDVADVNGDGVRDLVVGDGDGRVILFAGIRGSGDFEPGQLLFQLPDSRKHAAPAVRDMNGDGRPDLVVGSNEGDLLLYLQEADGSWKNQGPLEGATLNQVGNKALVAGHNSVPLWYDINHDGKDDLIVGAVEFGSPVAIDDPKFPYKTELKEFITYAHDHFLKLDPHLFVHNFKSDAQEREEIALHKKAFDTLGIPWNNPGTNQHTWRVNYPDRMQTLRDESEQGIWFNFGFFPAHSPVVSRPVSIWSLPFILQNKDSKPGSLMLLHTPTPVLNVNTFPSTDIFDGMAKLDMPIDYFEHIEYHFPIPAKIADLTEFASYFDKLRNEQDYNFVTEDQMAQSFLTAIKGEVTVSHSWGSYLWDKLKNRLVRGNPHWSVDITPNLSHIPKQAEEYAGTLGVVIEKGIKYYDYSLSTNSDVYLQREGSFYLGLSKPVHVHIGPSGNRLHVVRVNVPFQIHQENNMQRIDLQAAGMQQVKIFSPEAIRIEGSDLKIEAQPDNHTYTVTHYGDKTSITISPAGT, encoded by the coding sequence TTGTCGAAATTTAAACTGCGAAACGCAGGAATAGCTGCGTTGATTCTCCTCATTGCGGCCCTTTCCTTATTATTTGTTATTCAGAAGGAAGATACCGTCAAGCTGCTCTATGCCACAGGGGGAGAAGCTTACGATTCCTCTGCCTTTGGCGACTTTGAGCAGTCGCTGCAAGCCAATCTGCGGCTGGAACGAAAAAATCTGCATACCCTTAGCAAGCGCGAGCTTGAGGCCTACGATTCTATCTATCTGGATCCTGAGCTGAAGCAGAGCGCGACTTTCAAAGAGGATATTCCCAAGCTGGAAAGCTTCGTGCGGCATGGCGGACATTTATTTCTGGAAAATGGCTTTGCCCCTGACTTTAAAGCCGAGTTCCTTGGAGCTCAGCAAGTCGTGAAAATTCCAGCGGTGACCCGCGGGGTACCTGCGTTTACCTTTCCGGATGCGGATGTCAACATGGGCGGAATGCAGCAGGTTTTTCGTCTTTTCACGGAGAGCTTTTTTAAGCGAACGGCTATGGAAGAGCTTCCCGGCTTCGATTGGGGCTACGGATTAGTTCCTTCTACAGCCAAAACCCTTGTCGGCATCAACCAGCTTTCCCTTATCTCGCTCAATCAGATAGGCAGCGGGACGGTCGTGCTTGGCAGCACTTTTATGCCCAACCGATATTTCGTTACCGGCTATGATTTGCAAAGCGGTATGGACCCGGCTCAAGGCTTTCCCAAGTTTGCTGAAAAGTATAATCAAACCAGCCCAAATATTCCGGGGACTGCTTATTTCAATAAAAGAGCGCTGCCGCTTGAGCCTTATTTTGATTTTGGATTCGCTGCGGCTAATACCGAATTCCGCAATGCCTATATCGGATTCGTCTCCAAGCAAAAGCTTGGCTACAGCATCAAAAAGGTGCTGGGTCCAAATGGGCGGCCCGCGATGGCGTATCAAAACCATTTTGAGGCGATGCCGGCCATTGGCCAAAAAGACGGCATCCAGTGGGCGGAGCTGCTCAAAAAATACAATGAGATCCCCTCGTTCACGCTGATCCGATCCTCCTTCAACTGGGGGCAATGGCGCGAAAGCCTGACGACCCAGCTGAACGTCGGCACGAACGCGCAGCCGCAGTTCGTCGGCGAGCTGCCGGGCTCCGGCTACAGCGGCGGCCTGCACCTGCTGAGCGGCGGCAGCCCGCTGCGGCTCGCGCTGTTCCCGCAGTACCGCGATCTCGCCAGCGCGATCGAGCTGCCCTACCGCGCCTACCCGGCGCTCGCGGATCTGGACGGCGACGGCCGCCTTGATCTGCTCGCCGGCAGCGCCGACGGATTCGTGTATGCCTACACGAATCTGGGCCCGAACCCGGCGGCTTACTCGGCCAGCGAGCCGCTTCCCCAGGGCGCAGCCCCGCCGGACACCTTCGGCGAGGCTCGCAAGCTGCAGCTGGAGTCGGGGACTCCCCTCAAGCTGCAGCCTTACGCCGCCATTCACGCAGCGGACGTGAATGGCGACGGCCTGCCGGACCTCGTCGTCGCCGACGAGTCCGGCGTGGTGCGCCTGCTGCCGGGCCGCGGCGGCGGCAAGTTCGGGCCGCCTGCTGCGCTTAGCGCGGGCGGAAAGCCGCTGCAGGTGCAAGGCCCTGCAGCCGTGGATGTCGCCGATGTGAACGGCGACGGGGTGCGCGATCTCGTCGTCGGGGACGGCGACGGGCGCGTGATCTTGTTCGCCGGCATCCGCGGGAGCGGCGACTTTGAACCGGGGCAGCTGCTGTTTCAGCTGCCCGACTCGCGCAAGCATGCAGCGCCTGCGGTGCGCGACATGAACGGCGACGGCCGACCGGACCTGGTGGTCGGCAGTAATGAGGGGGACCTGCTTCTGTATCTTCAGGAAGCCGACGGCTCCTGGAAGAATCAAGGTCCCCTGGAGGGAGCAACGCTGAATCAAGTTGGAAATAAAGCGCTGGTAGCGGGTCATAACTCGGTGCCTTTATGGTATGATATCAATCATGATGGCAAAGACGATTTGATCGTGGGCGCTGTTGAATTCGGCTCTCCGGTTGCGATTGATGATCCGAAGTTTCCCTATAAAACCGAGCTTAAAGAGTTCATCACCTACGCGCATGACCACTTTTTAAAGCTGGACCCGCACCTGTTCGTGCATAATTTCAAAAGCGATGCACAGGAACGCGAAGAAATCGCCCTTCATAAGAAGGCTTTTGATACATTAGGCATTCCGTGGAACAATCCAGGCACCAATCAACACACCTGGCGCGTCAATTATCCGGACCGCATGCAAACTTTGCGTGACGAGAGCGAGCAAGGCATCTGGTTCAACTTTGGCTTTTTCCCGGCGCATTCTCCTGTAGTTTCCCGGCCGGTGTCGATTTGGTCGCTTCCTTTTATCCTGCAGAATAAGGACAGCAAGCCAGGATCACTCATGCTATTGCATACTCCGACACCTGTGCTGAATGTGAATACCTTTCCTTCAACGGATATTTTTGATGGCATGGCCAAGCTGGATATGCCTATCGATTATTTTGAACATATTGAGTACCATTTCCCGATTCCGGCGAAGATTGCCGATTTGACCGAATTTGCCTCCTATTTCGATAAGCTGAGAAACGAGCAGGACTACAACTTCGTGACGGAAGACCAAATGGCCCAATCCTTTCTTACAGCGATCAAAGGTGAAGTCACAGTAAGCCATTCCTGGGGTTCTTATTTATGGGACAAGCTGAAAAACCGGCTCGTTCGCGGCAACCCCCATTGGAGTGTGGACATCACGCCGAATTTAAGCCATATCCCGAAGCAAGCGGAGGAGTATGCCGGCACACTAGGCGTGGTCATTGAAAAAGGGATCAAGTATTACGACTACTCCCTAAGCACCAACTCCGATGTATATTTACAGCGTGAAGGCAGCTTTTATCTAGGTTTGTCGAAGCCCGTCCATGTCCATATCGGACCAAGCGGCAACCGCCTGCATGTGGTTCGGGTCAATGTGCCTTTTCAGATTCATCAGGAAAATAACATGCAGCGCATTGATTTACAGGCAGCGGGTATGCAGCAGGTCAAGATTTTTAGCCCTGAAGCCATCCGGATTGAAGGCAGCGACCTCAAAATCGAAGCCCAGCCGGACAATCACACCTACACGGTTACCCATTATGGAGATAAAACCAGTATAACCATCAGTCCAGCAGGCACTTAA
- a CDS encoding sugar phosphate isomerase/epimerase: MNLGVFMVLFGSQPFEEALDYIAAKGLDAVEIGTGGYPGNAHCKPAELLADGGKLKAFKQAIVSRGLTISALSCHGNPLHPQKEIAKSFHDDFIQTIELAQRLEVPIVVGFSGCPGDHEDAKYPNWPVAPWPNDFQDVLAWQWENKVIPYWTETGKFASDRGIKIGLELHGGFSVHTPATLLRLREAAGDVIGANLDPSHMWWQGIDPVQAVNILGRAGAIHHFHAKDTSIDPINVNRYGITDMQSYTYMMDRAWQFRTVGYGHDMKVWADIISALRLVGYDHTVSIEHEDGFMSVNEGFTKAVQNLQQVLIKEPLGDMWWV; encoded by the coding sequence ATGAATTTAGGCGTTTTTATGGTTCTTTTCGGCAGCCAGCCCTTCGAGGAAGCCCTCGACTACATTGCAGCCAAAGGGCTTGATGCAGTCGAAATCGGTACAGGAGGCTATCCCGGCAATGCTCACTGCAAGCCTGCTGAGCTGTTGGCTGATGGGGGTAAGCTCAAGGCTTTCAAGCAAGCAATCGTTTCAAGAGGGCTTACCATCAGCGCATTAAGCTGCCACGGTAATCCCCTGCATCCGCAGAAAGAAATTGCAAAAAGCTTTCATGATGATTTTATCCAAACGATTGAACTGGCCCAGCGCTTGGAAGTGCCCATTGTAGTCGGTTTCTCGGGATGTCCTGGTGATCACGAGGATGCCAAATATCCGAACTGGCCGGTTGCTCCTTGGCCAAATGATTTCCAGGATGTGCTTGCCTGGCAGTGGGAAAACAAAGTGATCCCCTATTGGACGGAGACCGGCAAATTCGCATCGGATCGCGGCATCAAAATTGGTCTTGAGCTCCATGGCGGATTCTCGGTACATACTCCGGCAACGCTGCTGCGCTTACGTGAGGCTGCAGGTGATGTCATCGGGGCTAATCTGGATCCAAGCCACATGTGGTGGCAGGGCATTGATCCTGTGCAAGCTGTCAACATTCTCGGACGTGCCGGCGCGATCCATCATTTCCATGCCAAAGACACCTCCATCGATCCGATCAATGTGAATCGTTATGGCATCACGGATATGCAGTCCTATACCTACATGATGGACCGTGCATGGCAGTTCCGCACAGTTGGATATGGACATGACATGAAAGTATGGGCTGATATCATCAGTGCTCTGCGTTTGGTCGGCTATGACCATACTGTGAGCATAGAGCATGAAGACGGCTTTATGTCAGTGAATGAAGGTTTCACAAAGGCTGTTCAAAACCTTCAGCAGGTTCTGATCAAAGAGCCGCTTGGCGATATGTGGTGGGTTTAA
- a CDS encoding acyl carrier protein, whose protein sequence is MSNEDYLQQLEQHIRERYEIEADDDDFNVDVHLFDYGYIDSIGATALIAHIEKKYGIQVTNQDLMLYSMNTVREIADFIDKKTAR, encoded by the coding sequence ATGTCAAATGAAGATTACTTGCAGCAGTTGGAGCAGCATATCAGAGAGCGTTATGAAATTGAAGCGGACGATGATGATTTTAACGTGGATGTTCATCTGTTCGATTATGGTTATATTGATTCTATAGGCGCTACGGCGCTGATAGCTCACATTGAGAAAAAGTATGGCATTCAAGTGACCAATCAGGATTTGATGCTTTATTCGATGAATACTGTACGGGAAATAGCCGATTTTATTGACAAAAAGACTGCGAGGTAA
- a CDS encoding DUF2759 family protein — MLYAAEAAAKTSTFTAFDPFVIIFTIVIAIGFLRLLSAKKKNMFAIGFSFVALAVFAIMSVVAVSGW; from the coding sequence ATGTTATACGCAGCAGAGGCGGCAGCAAAAACAAGTACATTCACAGCTTTTGACCCTTTTGTTATCATTTTCACCATAGTTATTGCAATTGGATTCCTTCGATTGTTAAGCGCCAAGAAGAAAAATATGTTCGCTATCGGATTTAGCTTTGTTGCATTAGCTGTCTTTGCTATCATGAGTGTTGTTGCAGTTTCCGGCTGGTAA
- a CDS encoding alpha/beta fold hydrolase gives MKNFFSRWVSIVVSLLIILVSCLVASNVQTDGGKVAISDVRFVGDYGNMLSALLYKPANMDPAKPLPAVLTMHGYINSREVQDAFDIEFARRGYVVLSMDMEGHGYSEQSPKDPTMRGALAGLSYLRNLGFVDKTKVALEGHSMGGWSTITAAAAKPEWVHTVIQEGSSPETFSSGKVLADTPFNYAIVFSKYDEFAPLMWGVPIASQIVNTDKLKKAFGTTETVVPGKLYGSFEAKSARMLYIPSVIHPADHWSKEAVGYAVEFLQKAMPAPAPIDAADQTWRTKEYATFVAMIGAFLFLFALAGNLLRTNFFRSSVRPLPANKGIKGGAGWVIGAIIGTAIPALTFFKFQTWGSTWFPVNSFWPQSLTNGFVIWVVFNALISLILFALWHMFANKGASMHDYGISHSRKGYGIELSTLGKSALLALYSIGGVYFLTVLIDAWFHLDFRIWILGLKVMNWAQFLLMLKYALPFLLFFLVNGLILHGQFRLKESSSEAKTAWKWFLANAGINTLGILVLILIQYITMFSTQELFWKSQSLLGIVAFQFVPVNIVISLISTYFFRKTGNIYAGAFANTLILTWYIVAGQAVQYAGQPVSNTKAIVTFLIILIVLAAVFFMKRSKSDPASTSYSA, from the coding sequence ATGAAAAACTTTTTTTCCAGATGGGTGTCGATTGTGGTTTCACTGCTCATTATTTTGGTTAGCTGCTTGGTGGCGAGCAATGTTCAAACGGATGGCGGCAAAGTAGCCATTTCCGATGTAAGGTTTGTCGGTGACTACGGGAATATGCTGAGTGCACTGCTGTACAAACCGGCGAACATGGATCCGGCTAAGCCATTGCCTGCGGTTCTGACCATGCATGGATATATCAACTCCAGAGAAGTGCAGGATGCCTTCGATATTGAATTCGCCAGACGCGGATATGTTGTGCTCTCCATGGATATGGAAGGCCATGGGTATTCAGAGCAATCCCCCAAAGACCCAACCATGCGAGGAGCATTGGCCGGTCTTAGCTACTTGAGAAATCTGGGATTTGTGGATAAAACCAAGGTTGCATTGGAAGGCCATTCCATGGGGGGCTGGTCCACCATCACCGCTGCTGCTGCCAAACCGGAATGGGTGCATACCGTCATTCAGGAAGGATCATCTCCGGAAACCTTTAGTTCAGGTAAAGTGTTGGCCGACACGCCGTTTAACTATGCCATTGTTTTCAGTAAATATGATGAATTTGCACCTCTGATGTGGGGAGTACCGATAGCTTCACAAATCGTAAACACGGATAAACTGAAAAAGGCGTTTGGCACAACCGAAACAGTAGTTCCGGGTAAACTGTATGGCTCATTTGAGGCCAAATCCGCTCGCATGCTTTACATTCCAAGTGTGATTCACCCCGCAGATCATTGGTCGAAAGAAGCTGTGGGCTATGCTGTAGAGTTCCTGCAAAAAGCCATGCCTGCTCCTGCTCCCATCGATGCCGCAGATCAAACTTGGCGTACAAAGGAGTATGCGACTTTTGTGGCAATGATTGGCGCATTCCTCTTCCTGTTTGCACTGGCAGGCAATTTGCTGCGTACGAACTTCTTCCGCAGCAGCGTGCGACCGCTTCCTGCTAATAAAGGCATCAAAGGCGGAGCCGGATGGGTCATTGGAGCGATAATCGGAACGGCTATCCCGGCGTTAACCTTTTTCAAATTCCAGACATGGGGCAGCACCTGGTTTCCGGTAAACAGCTTCTGGCCGCAGTCTCTAACGAATGGATTTGTGATCTGGGTCGTATTCAATGCTTTAATCTCTTTGATTTTATTCGCTTTGTGGCATATGTTTGCAAACAAAGGAGCCAGTATGCATGATTATGGAATTTCCCACTCGAGAAAAGGGTACGGCATTGAATTGTCGACGCTGGGAAAATCCGCTTTATTAGCTCTATATTCGATAGGCGGAGTTTACTTCTTAACCGTGCTGATCGATGCGTGGTTCCATCTTGATTTCCGCATATGGATTCTCGGACTTAAAGTGATGAACTGGGCTCAATTCCTCCTCATGCTCAAATATGCGCTGCCTTTCTTGTTGTTCTTCTTGGTCAACGGACTTATCCTGCATGGGCAATTTCGTTTAAAAGAAAGCAGTTCTGAAGCCAAAACAGCTTGGAAGTGGTTTCTCGCGAACGCCGGAATCAATACACTCGGTATTTTGGTCTTGATTCTGATTCAATACATCACGATGTTTTCAACTCAAGAGTTGTTTTGGAAATCCCAATCTTTACTTGGCATTGTCGCCTTTCAGTTCGTCCCTGTAAATATTGTCATCTCCCTAATCTCCACCTATTTCTTTAGAAAAACAGGCAATATTTACGCTGGAGCCTTTGCCAATACGCTTATTCTGACCTGGTACATCGTTGCAGGCCAAGCGGTTCAATACGCAGGCCAGCCAGTATCCAATACAAAGGCCATCGTTACCTTCTTGATCATTCTTATCGTGCTGGCAGCAGTCTTCTTTATGAAAAGAAGCAAATCAGACCCAGCTTCCACAAGCTATTCAGCTTAA
- a CDS encoding aminoacyl--tRNA ligase-related protein, which translates to MECVISLERLAESQHGQLKYASAFVDEHIRDIRIEDGHIRIEHDSPAGNEVIAERVNRLVDRFSKGDFGFKENILFEHRVSTPYQGDIITELVTRKNIKVLEPGLFIFREPFSTLMRFLDYSFVNKIAQRFEGLQEESYPAVIHTETLNKTNHFTSFPEHIHFLTHLREDLDVIEGFSQSIRDAGGWKQDQPLDLDRHMPKPNFTMNPSTCYHCYEGLQDETLEGEGIVVTAISKCHRFESKNHSDFGRLLDFSMREIIFVGKPDFVKENRLKSIEYLKELAMEWKVDSFMEIANDPFFTNDFQTKASFQRNQEMKYELRLTVPYQNKSIACSSVNFHSNTFGNAFNIKMGKRNAVTGCVGFGIERWAFAFLAQYGLDDQQWPAAFREQYADWQAKSL; encoded by the coding sequence ATGGAATGTGTAATCTCCCTCGAGCGTTTAGCCGAGAGCCAGCATGGACAATTGAAGTATGCCTCCGCCTTTGTCGACGAGCATATTCGCGATATTCGCATTGAAGACGGCCATATTCGGATTGAACACGATTCTCCTGCAGGTAATGAGGTCATTGCCGAGCGTGTGAACCGATTGGTGGACCGTTTCTCCAAGGGTGACTTCGGCTTCAAAGAAAACATCCTGTTTGAGCATAGAGTTTCGACTCCTTACCAAGGAGATATTATCACCGAGCTGGTTACGCGCAAAAACATCAAGGTGCTTGAGCCCGGTCTTTTTATTTTCCGCGAGCCGTTCTCTACCCTGATGCGTTTTCTGGATTATTCCTTCGTGAACAAAATCGCCCAGCGTTTCGAGGGTCTGCAGGAAGAATCGTATCCCGCTGTCATTCACACTGAAACCTTGAACAAGACGAACCATTTTACTTCGTTTCCGGAGCATATTCATTTTCTTACTCACCTGCGTGAGGATCTTGATGTGATCGAGGGCTTCTCGCAATCGATTCGCGATGCCGGAGGCTGGAAGCAAGATCAGCCCCTGGATCTGGACCGCCATATGCCTAAGCCGAACTTTACCATGAATCCTTCTACTTGCTATCACTGCTATGAGGGACTTCAGGATGAAACTCTGGAAGGCGAAGGCATTGTCGTTACCGCTATTTCCAAATGCCACCGCTTCGAATCCAAAAACCACAGCGACTTCGGCCGCCTGCTGGACTTCTCGATGCGCGAGATCATTTTCGTCGGCAAGCCGGACTTTGTCAAAGAAAATCGCCTGAAATCGATTGAATATCTCAAGGAACTCGCCATGGAATGGAAAGTCGACAGCTTCATGGAAATCGCCAACGATCCTTTCTTTACCAACGATTTCCAAACCAAGGCTTCCTTCCAACGGAATCAGGAAATGAAATACGAGCTTCGCCTGACCGTCCCTTATCAAAATAAATCGATCGCTTGCAGCTCGGTCAATTTCCACAGCAACACCTTCGGCAATGCCTTCAATATCAAAATGGGCAAACGCAACGCCGTAACCGGCTGTGTAGGCTTCGGCATCGAACGCTGGGCCTTCGCTTTCCTGGCTCAATACGGCCTGGATGACCAACAATGGCCTGCAGCTTTCCGTGAGCAGTACGCCGATTGGCAAGCCAAATCACTGTGA
- a CDS encoding MBOAT family O-acyltransferase gives MFYLNMNAIMAITGMVVVLMLTRWWPNNKRVLTLLFSLFFLLLFSKKLLLFYAVYTLLNYLGFVYLCRTKLWRKAAFLFAIGANIAAVFFGVRFFIMGIFHNPLFDAIIYLGLIYNVLKVIDAYYFAYFFEKEGLVPLLDYSNYILFIPTFTSGPILKFRDFMADSKKPYQVDSALFADSIKRIILGLFKKIVLVTWMTGIFNQVLGHDLYTHQSLFLMVWFYALIYFDFSGYSDIAIGFGRLMGYTMPENFKRPFLSPTLTQYWRNWHATLGDFFRDHIFMFFSRKTPSRLTAACLSVLIMVLIGLWHGFTWLYLVWGLYHGILLAMENLFQLSIVNKKKVSKAYFYTRCLVTQVLVTLAVIIYSPDHQAVLRIYRGLLNFPSF, from the coding sequence ATGTTTTATTTGAACATGAACGCAATCATGGCCATCACAGGGATGGTTGTCGTTCTAATGCTGACTCGCTGGTGGCCCAACAACAAAAGAGTGCTTACCCTGCTGTTCAGCCTCTTTTTCCTGCTGTTATTCAGCAAGAAGCTGCTCTTATTTTATGCGGTCTATACGCTGCTTAACTACCTCGGATTTGTATATCTGTGCCGGACGAAGCTCTGGCGTAAAGCTGCTTTTCTGTTTGCGATTGGAGCTAACATAGCCGCCGTATTCTTCGGGGTGCGTTTCTTTATCATGGGCATTTTTCATAACCCGTTGTTTGACGCGATTATCTATCTGGGACTTATCTACAATGTGCTGAAAGTGATTGATGCCTACTACTTTGCCTATTTTTTCGAAAAAGAAGGCCTTGTTCCCTTGCTCGATTACAGCAACTATATTTTGTTTATTCCCACTTTTACCTCGGGTCCGATTCTCAAGTTTCGAGATTTTATGGCTGACAGCAAGAAGCCCTATCAGGTGGATTCAGCCTTGTTTGCGGACAGCATCAAACGGATTATTCTCGGTCTATTTAAGAAAATCGTGCTGGTCACCTGGATGACAGGCATTTTTAATCAAGTCCTCGGGCATGATTTATATACTCACCAATCGCTTTTCCTGATGGTTTGGTTCTATGCTTTGATTTACTTCGATTTCTCCGGTTATTCGGATATTGCTATCGGCTTCGGACGGCTCATGGGCTATACGATGCCTGAAAACTTCAAGCGGCCGTTTCTCTCCCCAACTTTAACGCAGTATTGGCGCAATTGGCATGCTACGCTTGGGGATTTTTTCCGCGATCATATCTTTATGTTCTTCTCACGTAAAACACCTTCCCGTCTCACGGCCGCCTGTCTATCGGTACTGATCATGGTGCTCATTGGATTGTGGCACGGCTTTACTTGGCTGTATCTGGTATGGGGCTTGTATCACGGCATTCTGCTCGCCATGGAAAATCTGTTTCAATTGTCTATCGTCAACAAAAAGAAGGTTTCCAAGGCTTATTTTTATACTCGTTGCCTGGTGACGCAAGTGCTTGTTACCCTGGCTGTCATTATATACAGCCCTGATCATCAGGCCGTTTTGCGGATTTATCGCGGGCTTCTGAACTTCCCTTCATTTTAG